In Candidatus Desulfatibia profunda, a genomic segment contains:
- a CDS encoding PIN domain-containing protein, translating to MNASKLSLHYNLPMADSIILATAKAYDCTIWTQDADFKNIPGVKFFSKK from the coding sequence ATGAACGCATCGAAACTGAGTTTACATTACAACCTTCCAATGGCTGACAGTATTATCTTGGCGACAGCTAAAGCGTATGATTGCACCATCTGGACACAGGACGCTGACTTTAAAAACATCCCAGGTGTAAAGTTCTTTTCTAAAAAATAG